In Flavobacterium gelatinilyticum, a genomic segment contains:
- a CDS encoding CDP-glycerol glycerophosphotransferase family protein, protein MKKLKLTVKRFIPEIIWISLIRIYNFTKLRAVNDWYQIKKAPENHQKALQLVRKKEKVKVAFFLIHESVWKYDVLFDLMLQHPRFEPQIFVCPAVNFGPENMLFEMNKTFEAFKKKGYNVIKTYDEAAGSYVDIHKTFAPDIVFFTNPYEGLQDYRYYIKEFSKTLTCYVPYAIMTVNYDFIYNLNFHNLVWKIFAETPIHNEIALQKRKNKGKNNVLTGYPGFDQLLLNKKQHNSSVWKNANPDLKRIIWAPHHAISDWNKVANFLEYYDFFLELADTYSDKIQIAFKPHHLLRIKLEQEYWGKEKTDAYYTKWMNLSNGQCENGEYTTLFSTSDALIHDCGSFMAEYLVTGKPALFMVRDESVMEHWNAFGEQAVAVHYQSRTKEQVIDFIENVVLNGSDQMMKERTDFVENMLLPKNKLTASENILDYLESQIFQ, encoded by the coding sequence ATGAAAAAATTAAAACTGACAGTTAAACGATTCATACCCGAAATCATTTGGATTTCGCTTATCCGAATTTATAATTTTACAAAACTTCGCGCAGTAAATGATTGGTACCAAATAAAAAAAGCGCCTGAGAATCACCAAAAAGCATTGCAGCTTGTCAGGAAAAAGGAAAAAGTTAAAGTGGCTTTTTTTTTAATTCATGAATCGGTCTGGAAATACGATGTATTGTTTGATTTGATGTTGCAGCATCCTCGTTTCGAACCTCAGATCTTTGTTTGTCCGGCTGTGAATTTTGGTCCGGAAAATATGCTTTTTGAAATGAATAAAACATTTGAAGCATTTAAAAAGAAAGGATACAATGTTATAAAAACGTATGATGAGGCAGCAGGAAGTTATGTAGATATACACAAAACTTTTGCTCCTGATATTGTATTTTTTACCAATCCGTACGAAGGATTGCAGGATTACAGGTATTATATAAAAGAGTTTTCAAAAACATTAACCTGCTATGTCCCTTATGCTATTATGACCGTGAATTATGATTTTATTTATAATTTAAATTTTCATAATCTGGTATGGAAGATTTTTGCTGAAACTCCCATTCACAATGAAATAGCTTTGCAAAAACGAAAAAATAAAGGAAAAAATAACGTTTTAACAGGTTACCCGGGATTTGATCAGTTACTGTTAAATAAAAAGCAGCATAATTCTTCGGTTTGGAAAAATGCAAATCCAGATTTAAAAAGAATCATCTGGGCGCCGCACCACGCAATTTCTGACTGGAATAAAGTAGCTAATTTTTTAGAGTATTATGATTTCTTTTTAGAACTGGCAGATACATACAGTGATAAAATACAAATTGCATTTAAACCGCATCATTTATTACGAATTAAGCTGGAACAGGAATATTGGGGTAAAGAAAAAACAGATGCGTATTATACAAAATGGATGAATCTTTCAAACGGTCAGTGTGAAAATGGCGAATACACCACTCTTTTTTCAACATCTGATGCCTTAATACACGATTGCGGTTCCTTTATGGCAGAATATCTTGTAACCGGTAAACCGGCGCTTTTTATGGTTCGAGACGAATCGGTTATGGAACACTGGAATGCGTTTGGCGAACAGGCGGTAGCCGTACATTATCAATCCAGAACCAAAGAACAAGTAATCGATTTTATTGAAAATGTGGTTTTAAATGGCAGCGACCAAATGATGAAAGAGCGTACTGATTTTGTAGAAAATATGTTGCTTCCTAAAAACAAACTAACAGCATCCGAAAATATACTGGATTATTTAGAAAGCCAGATTTTTCAATAA
- a CDS encoding tetratricopeptide repeat protein has product MRKLSWFFLFQIILISTAVSAQKSAIYTYELKDFDKALALYNDKQYASAQHIFENVKNTAVTEEVKSDCAYYIANCAIRTNKPNADALMEKFVEDYPTSTKQNQAYIEVAQYFFEQGNYPKALQWFDRVDESYMSKSESDKFNFQKGYGYFNAKKKKEATTYFNKVVNSPEYGSQAKYYLGFMAYEGDDYKEATKYFDEVSGEEKYKEKLSYYQADMNFKLGNFQKAIDLGQKAMEKSNAMEKSELNKIIGESYFNLKQYGKAIPYLEQYAGKKGKWNNTDFYQLGYAYYEQKEYEKAISQFNKIIEGKDFVAQNAYYHLGLSYLNTGKKQEALNAFKNASEMDFNAQIQEDASLNYAKLSYDIGNAYQTVPGILLDFLKKYPNNSSRAEVEKLLVDSYISTKNYKEALVLLEKNRTPENKAAYQKVLFYRGLELYNESNYSEASKMFKSAIAEQKTPEFTARATFWKAETEYLNDDMQNALLTYKQFAGLPAAKSTDEYKNINYNIGYTYFKLKEYDQAANSFQAQIENSKEDKVRLNDSYLRLGDSRFVTSKYAQAMEAYGKAMDAKSVDADYAQFQKALSYGFMGKNDQKISELNNFLKMYKKSEYRDDVLFELGNTYVADKKNDLAIKTYDQLISEYKNGSFTSKSILKQGLIYYNSDRDEQALTKFKKVAAEFPKTPEALEAVSTARLIYVDSGRVDEYATWVKTLDFVSVTDAELDNDTYDAAFKQYSQNNSKAAITGFAGYVSKFPSGLHALEANFYLAQLYYAEGSETKSTSNYQYVIDQPRSEFTEQALNRLAQIYLKAKDCDKAIPVLVRLEAEADYPQNKNFAQANLMKCYYDKKDYDKSVTAADKVLENPKSDAGVKADAQIVVARAAMQTGNEDKAKTAYAKLLATSKGELAAEALYYDAYFKTKEGKFEASNTAVQKLAKNYSAYKYYGAKGLVLMARNFYGLKDSYQATYILDNVINNFTDYPDVVEEAKNELNAIKLEESKTNSSINR; this is encoded by the coding sequence ATGCGTAAACTTTCCTGGTTCTTTTTATTCCAAATTATCCTTATTTCTACAGCAGTTTCAGCACAAAAATCAGCTATATATACTTACGAATTAAAGGATTTTGACAAAGCACTGGCTTTATATAATGACAAACAATATGCTTCGGCACAACATATTTTCGAAAATGTAAAAAACACCGCAGTTACCGAAGAAGTAAAATCAGACTGTGCCTATTACATTGCCAACTGTGCTATCAGAACCAATAAACCCAATGCCGATGCTTTGATGGAAAAGTTTGTTGAGGATTACCCAACAAGCACCAAACAGAACCAGGCGTATATCGAGGTAGCGCAATATTTCTTTGAACAAGGCAATTATCCAAAAGCTTTACAGTGGTTTGACAGAGTTGACGAAAGTTACATGAGCAAATCAGAATCGGATAAATTTAATTTCCAGAAAGGATACGGCTATTTTAATGCTAAAAAGAAAAAAGAAGCGACAACATATTTCAATAAAGTGGTGAATTCTCCTGAATATGGTTCGCAGGCCAAATATTACTTAGGTTTTATGGCTTATGAAGGAGATGATTATAAAGAGGCTACCAAATATTTTGATGAGGTTTCGGGAGAAGAAAAGTACAAAGAGAAACTTTCGTACTATCAGGCCGATATGAATTTCAAATTAGGAAATTTCCAAAAAGCAATCGATTTGGGGCAAAAAGCAATGGAGAAATCCAATGCAATGGAAAAATCGGAACTGAATAAAATTATTGGAGAAAGTTATTTCAACTTAAAACAATACGGAAAAGCCATTCCGTATTTAGAGCAGTATGCAGGTAAAAAAGGAAAATGGAACAATACCGATTTTTATCAGTTAGGATATGCGTATTATGAGCAGAAAGAATATGAAAAAGCCATTTCACAATTTAATAAAATCATTGAAGGTAAAGACTTTGTGGCTCAAAATGCGTATTATCATTTAGGTTTGAGTTATTTAAATACGGGTAAAAAGCAAGAAGCTTTAAACGCGTTTAAAAATGCTTCCGAAATGGATTTTAATGCACAAATTCAGGAAGATGCTTCTTTAAATTACGCAAAATTAAGTTACGATATTGGAAACGCTTACCAGACCGTTCCGGGAATTTTACTGGATTTCTTAAAGAAATATCCAAACAATTCAAGCAGGGCAGAAGTAGAAAAATTATTAGTTGACTCTTATATTTCTACCAAAAATTACAAAGAAGCTTTGGTTTTATTAGAAAAAAACAGAACGCCTGAAAACAAAGCAGCGTACCAAAAAGTACTTTTTTACAGAGGACTTGAATTGTACAACGAATCAAATTATTCAGAAGCTTCAAAAATGTTCAAAAGTGCCATTGCTGAACAAAAAACACCTGAATTTACAGCCCGTGCGACTTTTTGGAAAGCAGAAACAGAATATCTTAACGACGATATGCAAAATGCACTATTGACGTACAAACAATTTGCAGGACTTCCGGCAGCAAAAAGTACAGACGAATATAAAAACATCAATTATAATATTGGATATACGTATTTTAAATTAAAAGAATACGATCAGGCTGCTAATTCATTTCAGGCGCAGATTGAGAATTCTAAAGAAGACAAAGTACGTTTAAATGATTCTTATTTACGTTTGGGAGATTCACGTTTTGTAACTTCTAAATATGCTCAGGCAATGGAAGCATACGGAAAAGCAATGGATGCCAAAAGTGTCGATGCAGATTATGCTCAGTTTCAAAAAGCACTTTCGTATGGTTTTATGGGGAAAAATGATCAGAAAATCAGTGAACTGAACAATTTCCTGAAAATGTATAAAAAATCAGAATATCGTGATGATGTTTTATTCGAATTAGGAAATACGTACGTGGCAGATAAGAAAAATGATCTGGCAATTAAAACGTACGACCAGTTAATTTCTGAATACAAAAACGGTTCGTTTACTTCAAAATCTATCCTGAAACAAGGTTTGATTTATTATAATTCAGATCGTGACGAGCAGGCTTTAACAAAATTCAAAAAAGTTGCAGCTGAATTTCCAAAAACGCCGGAAGCCTTAGAAGCCGTTTCTACAGCGAGATTAATTTATGTTGATTCAGGAAGAGTTGATGAATATGCGACATGGGTAAAGACGCTGGATTTCGTTTCTGTAACCGATGCTGAACTTGATAACGATACTTACGATGCGGCTTTTAAACAATACAGTCAAAACAACAGCAAGGCGGCGATTACCGGTTTTGCAGGTTATGTAAGCAAATTTCCTTCTGGTTTACATGCTTTAGAAGCTAATTTCTATCTGGCACAATTGTACTATGCAGAAGGTTCAGAAACAAAATCGACTTCTAATTACCAATATGTAATCGACCAGCCAAGAAGCGAATTTACAGAGCAGGCTTTAAACAGACTGGCTCAGATTTATTTAAAAGCAAAAGACTGCGATAAAGCAATTCCTGTTTTGGTACGTTTAGAAGCCGAAGCTGATTATCCTCAAAATAAAAACTTTGCACAGGCTAACCTGATGAAATGTTACTACGACAAGAAAGATTATGATAAATCGGTTACAGCAGCAGATAAGGTTTTAGAAAATCCAAAATCAGATGCCGGTGTAAAAGCCGATGCACAGATTGTTGTAGCCCGCGCCGCAATGCAGACCGGAAACGAAGACAAAGCAAAAACAGCTTATGCTAAACTTTTGGCAACTTCAAAAGGAGAATTAGCAGCAGAAGCTTTGTATTATGATGCCTATTTTAAAACAAAAGAAGGAAAATTTGAAGCATCAAATACTGCCGTTCAAAAACTGGCTAAAAATTATTCAGCCTACAAATATTACGGAGCGAAAGGATTGGTGTTAATGGCGAGAAACTTCTACGGATTAAAAGACAGTTATCAGGCTACCTATATTTTAGACAACGTAATCAATAATTTCACCGATTATCCGGATGTTGTTGAAGAAGCTAAAAATGAGTTGAATGCGATTAAGCTAGAAGAATCAAAAACGAATTCATCAATTAACAGATAG
- a CDS encoding glycosyltransferase family A protein has protein sequence MKEIYNISDIEILISTMNRESLDFLVPMFPFDHFANFQILIVNQTQNEKTLTSDYSNVRVINSFETGLAKSRNTALENAVGKILLIADDDVVYEEEFLNKIIQGYHKFPEAAVIHFEAVNSNGDLIKKYPSGSKPNLNIFDILNVSSIEMTLNKRIIDESKIRFDENFGLGSAFEMGEEAVFLSDFKEKKKQLAFYPEIIVKHESQTSSNKKDDTERYYIQGALFSRIFKKKYKIWLFIKLFFDLKQKRIKFKNIKTVLESGRNGHEKFEKIPR, from the coding sequence TTGAAAGAGATTTACAACATAAGCGACATCGAAATTTTAATTTCTACAATGAACCGGGAGTCATTGGATTTTTTAGTTCCAATGTTTCCTTTTGATCATTTTGCTAATTTTCAGATTTTAATTGTGAACCAAACCCAAAATGAGAAAACCTTAACTTCAGATTATTCAAATGTGAGAGTTATAAACTCATTTGAAACAGGTTTGGCAAAAAGCCGGAATACAGCTCTTGAAAATGCTGTTGGAAAAATCCTTCTTATTGCTGATGATGATGTAGTATATGAGGAAGAATTTTTGAATAAAATTATTCAGGGATATCATAAATTTCCGGAAGCGGCTGTAATACATTTTGAAGCCGTAAATTCAAACGGAGATTTGATTAAAAAATATCCTTCCGGTTCTAAACCGAATCTGAATATTTTTGATATTCTGAATGTGAGTTCAATAGAAATGACACTTAATAAAAGAATCATTGATGAATCGAAAATACGATTTGATGAAAATTTTGGTTTAGGAAGTGCTTTTGAAATGGGAGAAGAAGCTGTTTTTTTATCGGATTTTAAAGAAAAGAAGAAACAGCTGGCATTTTATCCTGAAATAATTGTGAAGCATGAAAGCCAGACTTCTTCAAATAAGAAAGATGATACTGAAAGATATTATATTCAGGGCGCATTATTTTCGAGAATCTTTAAAAAGAAATATAAGATTTGGCTGTTTATAAAATTGTTTTTTGATTTAAAACAGAAAAGAATAAAATTTAAAAACATCAAAACCGTTCTGGAAAGTGGCAGAAACGGACATGAAAAATTTGAAAAAATACCACGATGA
- a CDS encoding glycosyltransferase family 2 protein — protein MVFFSVVVPLYNKAAHIEETIKSVLDQTFTDYEIIIVNDGSTDKSEDIVNRFSDKRIKIFNQKNQGVSSARNLGIEKSKGKLIAFMDADDFWFPDHLQELSNLYRDFPDCGIYCSRHKIRISKNNFQIPFYNGTDPSFRGIVKDYFFSNRPFRITWTSALAVPKEIAEENDLFTPEVTNGQDLELWTKIGIKYPVALTNKITAVYNYNIPKSLAKNPVNTMKLMDFEQFKPSEKENPSLKSFLDLYRIEYGLRYYIFGNKEKMNFYIKDVDPQNISLKIRLLMKMPSGILRFFLRLKNTLKRLGFDFSIYN, from the coding sequence ATGGTATTTTTTTCTGTTGTTGTTCCATTATACAATAAAGCTGCTCATATTGAAGAGACTATAAAAAGTGTCCTCGATCAAACTTTTACTGATTATGAAATTATTATAGTAAATGACGGCTCGACCGATAAAAGTGAAGATATTGTAAATCGTTTTTCAGATAAAAGAATCAAAATCTTCAATCAAAAAAATCAGGGGGTTTCAAGCGCCCGAAATCTGGGAATAGAAAAATCAAAAGGAAAACTTATTGCTTTTATGGATGCAGACGATTTTTGGTTTCCGGATCATCTGCAGGAATTATCAAATTTATATCGTGATTTTCCAGACTGTGGCATCTATTGTTCCCGCCATAAAATCAGGATTTCTAAAAATAATTTTCAAATCCCTTTTTATAATGGAACAGACCCGTCTTTTAGAGGAATTGTAAAAGATTATTTTTTTTCAAACCGTCCTTTTCGAATCACCTGGACTTCAGCTTTGGCAGTTCCAAAGGAAATCGCAGAAGAAAACGATCTGTTTACACCCGAAGTAACAAACGGTCAGGATTTGGAATTATGGACTAAAATAGGCATAAAATATCCGGTTGCCTTAACCAATAAAATCACAGCAGTTTATAATTACAACATCCCAAAAAGTCTTGCTAAAAATCCTGTAAATACGATGAAACTAATGGATTTTGAACAATTTAAACCTTCAGAAAAAGAAAATCCTTCACTTAAAAGTTTTCTCGATTTATACCGAATCGAATACGGCCTGCGCTATTATATTTTTGGAAACAAAGAGAAAATGAACTTTTATATAAAAGATGTCGATCCGCAAAATATCAGCTTAAAAATTAGGCTTTTAATGAAAATGCCTTCCGGTATTTTACGTTTCTTTTTAAGATTAAAGAATACCTTAAAAAGATTAGGGTTTGATTTCTCTATTTACAATTAG
- a CDS encoding lipopolysaccharide biosynthesis protein, translating to MGNNSLKSTAIKGVIWSAVDKFAVQFGQFVVGILLARILLPEDFGLIGMLTIFIAVSQTFTESGLGTGLIQRQNRSGIDFSTLFVFNLAVSGFFYLLLFFAAPFISSFFGQPELTYLTRVLGLTLFFNAFAIVQRTKLTIAVDFKSIAKSNVIGMITGGICGVVAAINGYGVWSLVIQMLAGAFSSSLSLWFLSNWMPSVAFSKKAFRSLFGYGSRLLIAGLYAQILNNIYNICLGKFYTPASLGYYTRAKSFADIAAGTIGSILQQSTFPILASVQDDKEKLISIFSRMIRMSAFLVLPLMTLIALLAKPIVLLLLTEKWSSVIPLLQWIVFSRVFLPVSSLNLNLLNAAGRSDLYLKTDLSKLPVTLLAMAITIPLGVKAIVIGHVVTSALFFAVNAYLPGKLFGYGILKQIKDMLPFLAATIGMSIVVFITSWLTENLILQLFLGGISGVITYLVICRLFRLEELKEVCEIVLKMKKG from the coding sequence ATGGGTAATAATTCTCTAAAGTCAACCGCAATAAAAGGAGTAATTTGGTCAGCAGTCGACAAATTTGCTGTTCAGTTCGGCCAGTTTGTTGTGGGTATACTGCTGGCCCGAATTTTACTTCCGGAAGATTTTGGCTTAATAGGAATGCTGACCATTTTTATAGCCGTATCGCAGACATTTACAGAAAGCGGATTAGGGACAGGTTTAATACAACGTCAAAATAGATCCGGCATTGATTTTTCGACATTATTTGTATTCAATTTAGCTGTAAGCGGTTTTTTTTATTTGCTGTTATTTTTTGCGGCGCCTTTTATTTCTTCTTTTTTCGGACAGCCGGAATTAACGTATTTAACCAGAGTTTTAGGTCTGACGCTGTTTTTTAATGCTTTTGCAATAGTCCAGCGGACAAAATTAACCATTGCAGTAGATTTTAAATCTATAGCAAAAAGCAATGTTATAGGAATGATTACAGGCGGTATCTGCGGGGTCGTGGCAGCAATAAATGGTTATGGAGTCTGGTCATTGGTTATTCAAATGCTTGCCGGAGCTTTCAGTTCCTCATTGTCTTTGTGGTTTTTAAGTAACTGGATGCCTTCTGTCGCTTTTTCAAAAAAAGCATTTCGATCTTTATTTGGTTATGGTTCCAGGTTATTGATCGCAGGTTTGTATGCTCAGATTCTCAATAACATCTACAATATCTGCTTAGGGAAATTTTATACTCCGGCTTCATTGGGTTATTATACACGTGCCAAAAGTTTTGCCGATATAGCTGCGGGAACAATTGGGAGTATTTTACAACAAAGTACATTTCCTATTCTGGCGTCTGTGCAGGACGATAAAGAAAAACTAATTTCTATTTTCAGCCGGATGATCCGTATGTCGGCTTTTCTCGTACTTCCGCTAATGACTCTTATTGCCTTACTGGCAAAACCGATAGTTTTATTATTATTGACAGAAAAATGGAGTTCTGTAATTCCGCTTTTACAATGGATCGTTTTTTCGCGTGTTTTTCTTCCGGTGAGTTCACTCAATTTGAATTTATTAAACGCTGCAGGGCGTTCAGATTTATATCTAAAAACCGATTTGTCTAAACTACCCGTAACATTACTGGCTATGGCCATTACAATTCCGCTTGGAGTAAAAGCTATAGTAATTGGACATGTGGTTACATCGGCACTGTTTTTTGCGGTAAATGCCTATTTGCCCGGAAAACTTTTTGGTTATGGTATTCTGAAACAGATAAAAGATATGCTTCCTTTTTTAGCAGCGACAATAGGAATGAGTATTGTAGTATTTATAACTTCTTGGCTAACAGAAAATTTAATTTTACAGCTGTTCTTAGGCGGTATATCTGGAGTGATAACTTATTTAGTTATCTGCAGATTATTCAGATTAGAAGAATTAAAAGAAGTTTGTGAAATCGTATTGAAAATGAAAAAAGGGTAA
- a CDS encoding cell division ATP-binding protein FtsE, giving the protein MSQTVLSLKEVTIYQEGRKIISHINLDVQHGEFIYIIGKTGSGKSTFLKTLYADLPLIEGEGNIVEFDLATLKEKDIPYLRRKIGIVFQDFKLLPDRSIKDNMLFVLRATGWVEKEAMQHKIDEVLDKVGMKDFLNKMPHQLSGGEQQRVAIARALLNDPEFILADEPTGNLDPQTSTEVLEVLKTINAAGKTIIMATHDYALLMKFPSKTLKCEDERIFEVVQRSV; this is encoded by the coding sequence ATGTCACAAACCGTACTATCTCTTAAGGAAGTCACTATATATCAGGAAGGAAGAAAAATTATCTCTCATATTAATTTAGATGTTCAGCATGGCGAATTCATCTATATTATCGGGAAAACCGGTTCAGGGAAAAGTACTTTTTTAAAAACCCTTTATGCTGATTTGCCTTTAATTGAGGGAGAAGGAAATATTGTAGAATTTGATCTTGCGACTTTAAAAGAAAAAGACATTCCGTATTTGAGACGTAAAATCGGGATTGTATTTCAGGACTTTAAACTGCTTCCGGATCGTTCTATAAAAGACAATATGCTTTTTGTTTTAAGAGCTACTGGATGGGTTGAAAAAGAAGCCATGCAGCACAAAATTGATGAAGTTCTGGACAAAGTAGGAATGAAGGATTTCCTTAACAAAATGCCTCACCAGCTTTCCGGAGGTGAACAGCAGCGTGTTGCGATTGCCAGAGCACTTTTAAATGATCCTGAATTTATTTTAGCCGATGAACCAACCGGAAACCTTGACCCACAGACGAGTACTGAGGTTCTGGAAGTTTTAAAAACCATTAACGCGGCGGGTAAAACCATTATCATGGCAACTCACGATTATGCTTTATTGATGAAATTCCCATCTAAAACATTAAAATGTGAGGATGAAAGAATTTTTGAAGTAGTGCAAAGAAGCGTGTAA
- a CDS encoding sugar 3,4-ketoisomerase — translation MKIKNNRVKIIPIPKIEERRGNLSVIENDTIPFEIKRVYYLYDVPAGSERGGHAHKDLQQFLVALSGSFDVVLNDGKEEEIITLNKPYEGLLINPGIWRELQNFSSGSICLVVASEVYIEEDYIRDFDEFLEYSNCK, via the coding sequence ATGAAAATAAAAAATAACAGAGTAAAAATTATCCCAATTCCTAAAATTGAGGAACGCAGAGGGAATTTATCTGTAATAGAAAATGACACAATTCCTTTTGAGATAAAAAGAGTGTATTATTTGTATGATGTGCCGGCGGGATCAGAACGCGGCGGGCATGCACATAAAGACCTGCAGCAGTTTTTAGTAGCTTTAAGCGGCAGTTTTGATGTGGTTTTAAACGATGGAAAAGAAGAGGAAATTATTACGTTAAACAAACCTTATGAAGGTTTGTTGATTAATCCCGGAATCTGGAGGGAACTGCAGAATTTTTCTTCGGGTTCTATTTGTCTGGTTGTGGCTTCAGAGGTTTATATTGAAGAAGATTACATTAGAGATTTTGATGAATTTCTGGAATATTCTAATTGTAAATAG
- a CDS encoding glycosyltransferase family protein, which produces MRILLIGEYSLLHNSLKKGLTELGHEVVLIGNSNGYRCYPVDYDYEAKFFKKEIFTIPRKIIFRLFKFDLVSLEYGIRFFRFLPKLRDFDVVQFVNEASVKTTRRFELYLIKKIVKNNKSIFLLSCGLDYMTLKFYTENKDYKSIYQPSIENPSTEFNWFFDYFKKGHIKIHQYMMNNFNGLIATDFDYADAAKKYPIFSDFIPYPIDLTKLNFKELVVADKVIIFLGINKYSYHQKGITYFEKALKLIEEKYPDKVEVIITNTVPYPVYIDLYNKAHILMDQAFSRDQGYNALEAMAKGKVVFTGAENDFTEYYKITDRVCVNARPDVDYLVEELSFLIENPNEITAIGKRARAFVEKEHDCIMIAKRYLQTWVK; this is translated from the coding sequence ATGCGCATTTTACTAATCGGGGAATACAGTCTTTTACATAATTCCTTAAAAAAAGGATTAACAGAGCTGGGACACGAAGTTGTTTTGATAGGCAATAGCAATGGCTACAGATGTTATCCTGTTGATTACGATTATGAAGCAAAGTTTTTTAAGAAAGAAATTTTCACGATACCCAGAAAAATTATATTCAGACTCTTCAAATTTGATTTGGTCAGTCTCGAATATGGCATTCGTTTTTTCAGGTTTCTTCCCAAATTAAGGGATTTTGATGTTGTGCAGTTTGTTAACGAAGCTTCTGTAAAAACAACCCGAAGATTTGAGCTTTATCTAATAAAAAAAATAGTGAAAAATAATAAGTCCATTTTTCTATTATCCTGTGGACTGGATTATATGACCCTTAAGTTTTATACTGAAAACAAAGATTATAAATCTATTTATCAGCCTTCTATAGAAAATCCTTCTACAGAATTTAACTGGTTTTTTGATTATTTTAAAAAAGGGCATATTAAAATTCACCAATATATGATGAACAATTTTAACGGATTGATCGCGACTGATTTCGATTATGCTGATGCTGCAAAAAAATATCCTATATTCTCTGATTTTATTCCATATCCGATAGATTTAACCAAATTGAATTTTAAGGAACTAGTGGTTGCCGATAAAGTCATTATTTTTTTAGGGATTAATAAATACAGTTACCATCAAAAAGGGATAACGTATTTTGAAAAAGCACTGAAACTGATTGAAGAAAAATATCCGGACAAAGTAGAAGTTATCATTACAAATACAGTTCCTTATCCTGTTTATATTGATTTATACAACAAAGCTCATATCTTGATGGATCAGGCTTTCAGCAGAGATCAGGGGTATAATGCACTCGAAGCAATGGCAAAAGGAAAAGTGGTTTTTACCGGCGCCGAAAATGATTTTACAGAATATTACAAAATTACAGACCGGGTTTGTGTAAATGCGCGTCCTGATGTTGATTATTTAGTTGAAGAATTATCGTTTTTAATAGAAAATCCAAATGAAATAACGGCGATTGGAAAACGGGCAAGGGCTTTTGTAGAAAAAGAACACGATTGTATCATGATTGCCAAACGCTATCTGCAAACATGGGTAAAATAA
- a CDS encoding glycosyltransferase family 2 protein — translation MLSVLIPAYNYNVVPLVLELKQQADNLGIEYEILVQDDVSQKFTSENSHINTFENCHFSINKENLGRGRNINLLCSKSKYDYVLIMEADALPENEFYLKSYIELLSNSPSVIFGGVRYPDSLPAREKLLRWKYGIQRETKSLKQRLENNYNFVFTWNLLLKKEILLKFPFPEFIKDYGYEDLIFIENLRLNSVDVLHTENLLIHFNNENSIDFIEKSERAVKNLHALIQFQKIDPKNIRLAKAYLLLKKLYLTEIAKAFFQTAKNRITNNLTSENPNLYLLDFYKLGYYCTLKK, via the coding sequence ATGCTTTCTGTTTTAATTCCTGCTTATAATTATAATGTTGTACCGCTTGTTTTAGAACTTAAACAGCAGGCAGATAATTTAGGAATTGAATATGAAATTTTGGTACAGGATGATGTCAGCCAAAAATTTACGAGCGAGAATTCACATATAAATACCTTTGAAAACTGTCATTTTTCTATTAATAAAGAAAATTTAGGCAGAGGACGAAATATTAACCTATTGTGCTCCAAATCAAAATATGATTATGTTTTGATTATGGAAGCAGATGCGCTGCCTGAGAATGAATTCTATCTTAAATCTTATATCGAATTACTGTCAAATTCGCCATCTGTAATTTTTGGAGGTGTAAGATACCCGGATTCTCTACCCGCCAGAGAAAAATTACTTCGCTGGAAATACGGCATTCAAAGAGAAACCAAATCTTTAAAACAAAGACTAGAAAATAATTACAACTTCGTATTTACCTGGAATCTGCTTTTAAAAAAAGAAATTCTGCTAAAATTTCCGTTTCCGGAATTTATAAAAGATTACGGATACGAAGATTTGATTTTTATAGAAAATCTGCGTTTAAATTCAGTTGATGTACTTCATACCGAAAACCTTTTAATTCATTTCAATAATGAAAACAGCATCGATTTTATTGAAAAATCTGAAAGGGCTGTTAAAAACCTGCACGCTTTAATTCAGTTTCAAAAAATTGATCCAAAAAATATTCGGCTGGCCAAAGCTTATTTACTTTTAAAAAAACTGTATTTAACCGAAATTGCAAAAGCATTTTTTCAGACAGCTAAAAACCGGATTACAAACAATTTAACTTCAGAAAACCCGAACTTATATTTATTAGATTTCTATAAATTAGGGTATTATTGCACTTTAAAAAAATAA